In Rutidosis leptorrhynchoides isolate AG116_Rl617_1_P2 chromosome 2, CSIRO_AGI_Rlap_v1, whole genome shotgun sequence, one genomic interval encodes:
- the LOC139893842 gene encoding EP1-like glycoprotein 4 has translation MKTPLISSFLIAFFFLLSSYSIVTLAQPFDYPTANLSTTWTNNVSAPHSVSFTDGSTVRAILLRGSFGPKFACGFYCNGTCESYLFAVFIVQTNSGSGIVQPAIGFPQVVWSANRNRPVKLGAKLELNASGDLILKDSDGSHVWSTKTSGKSVVGMQITDTGNLVLFNAKNAIVWQSLDHQTDSLVPGQKLFEGQKLIASVSSTNWGEGMYTVEVRNNGLFGVIESNPRRVYYRYVINGSDKSKERSYVRFLNGSLSLFIHSSEPSRPDGVIAVPVASSAQYMKLMPDGHLRVLEWQSGWTVVADLFGVRSRRLM, from the coding sequence TTTTCTCATTGCTTTCTTTTTTCTCTTATCAAGCTACTCAATCGTAACCTTAGCCCAACCCTTTGACTACCCAACTGCAAATCTTTCAACCACATGGACCAACAATGTATCAGCACCCCACTCTGTATCCTTCACCGATGGATCAACGGTTCGAGCCATCCTCCTTAGAGGATCATTCGGACCCAAGTTCGCATGTGGGTTCTATTGTAACGGAACATGCGAATCTTACCTTTTCGCAGTCTTCATTGTGCAAACAAATAGTGGGTCAGGTATTGTCCAACCCGCAATAGGGTTCCCACAAGTAGTTTGGTCAGCCAACCGAAATCGTCCAGTCAAACTTGGTGCAAAACTTGAACTTAATGCATCTGGAGATTTAATACTAAAAGATTCTGATGGTAGCCATGTTTGGTCTACAAAAACTTCTGGTAAATCAGTTGTTGGCATGCAGATAACTGATACTGGAAATTTAGTATTATTTAATGCAAAAAACGCGATTGTTTGGCAATCACTTGATCATCAAACAGACAGTTTAGTACCTGGACAAAAACTTTTTGAAGGACAAAAGTTGATTGCTAGTGTTTCGTCTACTAATTGGGGTGAAGGTATGTATACTGTTGAAGTTAGGAATAATGGTTTGTTCGGGGTTATTGAATCGAACCCACGTCGAGTTTATTATAGATATGTGATAAATGGTAGTGATAAAAGTAAAGAAAGAAGTTATGTTAGATTCTTGAATGGGAGTTTGTCTTTGTTCATTCATTCTTCTGAGCCGAGCCGTCCTGATGGTGTGATTGCGGTGCCTGTGGCTTCATCGGCTCAGTATATGAAATTAATGCCTGATGGACATTTGAGAGTGTTGGAATGGCAGTCGGGGTGGACGGTTGTGGCTGATTTGTTTGGAGTTCGTAGCCGGAGATTAATGTAA